The following are encoded in a window of Carya illinoinensis cultivar Pawnee chromosome 15, C.illinoinensisPawnee_v1, whole genome shotgun sequence genomic DNA:
- the LOC122295726 gene encoding disease resistance protein RUN1-like isoform X2 codes for MTSSMAFQLGASSSSSSPSIRQWNHDVFLSFRGKDVRHNFISHLNCALRQSGIKTYMDGIDLERGEQISSELFKAVEESQISIIVFSKNYAESRWCLDELLKILECKKIMKQIVLLIFYKVKPSEVRHQNGRFGEAFTKLGKIIKNDIKPLMESWKEALEEVANFSGLEYLAIGSDDESEFIQKIISWINPKIVSRIPLSVAKHPVGIESRIRDIYQRLSIGRNDIILVVGIFGTGGIGKTTISNDIYNQISSQFEGSCFLRNIRETSKQVGGLIHLQNTLLFEILGTRLNITDVDRGGGVIWHRFQSKKILLILDDVDDMVQLEKLAGDRAWFGSGSRVIITTRDQHLLDKSKVDLKYEVRALDDTEALQLFSLYAFEEKEPLKDYVDLSKQVTNYAQGLPLALTVLGSDLKGQSIRQWKSALDKYKSIPNQNIQRVLQISYDSLEDNEKDMFLDIAFFFKGEPLAKVMEIFDSCGFFPAHGIQRLIDKCLITIERSSDECVFMHDLLQDMGREIVREKSAKDLSKRSRLWFHEDVRQVFEEDMGPNEIEGMVLDLPEGDEEISLHPEAFRNMKRLRVFINRNARFSHGPNYLSDKLRVIDWYNYPLPYLPHKFKGRISLSLKCVIASSRN; via the exons ATGACTTCTTCCATGGCTTTTCAATTAGGAGCTTCGTCATCCTCTTCATCTCCTTCCATCCGTCAATGGAATCATGATGTATTCTTGAGCTTTAGAGGTAAAGATGTTCGCCACAACTTTATTTCTCATCTAAATTGTGCTTTGCGTCAAAGTGGAATCAAGACTTACATGGATGGCATCGACCTTGAAAGAGGAGAACAAATTTCGTCAGAACTTTTCAAAGCTGTTGAAGAGTCACAGATTTCGATCATTGTATTCTCTAAAAACTATGCAGAATCTAGATGGTGCTTGGACGAGCTATTGAAGATTCTTGAatgtaagaaaataatgaaacaaaTTGTTCTACTGATATTCTATAAAGTAAAACCATCAGAAGTACGACACCAAAATGGAAGATTTGGAGAAGCATTCACTAAACTTGGGAAGATAATCAAGAATGACATAAAGCCGCTGATGGAATCCTGGAAGGAAGCTTTAGAAGAAGTAGCCAATTTCTCTGGTTTGGAATATTTAGCCATCGG GTCGGATGATGAGTCAGAATTTATCCAAAAAATCATTTCGTGGATAAACCCAAAAATAGTAAGTCGAATACCTTTAAGCGTTGCCAAGCATCCAGTTGGGATAGAATCTCGTATACGAGACATTTATCAGCGTTTAAGTATCGGAAGGAATGATATTATACTCGTGGTAGGGATATTCGGAACCGGTGGAATTGGTAAGACAACTATttcaaatgatatttataaccagatttcttctcaatttgaaggaagttgtttcttgagaaatattagagaaacttcaaaacaagTGGGAGGTCTGATTCATCTACAAAATACACTTCTTTTTGAAATCTTAGGAACAAGATTGAATATTACTGATGTTGATAGAGGAGGCGGCGTAATTTGGCATAGATTTCAATCTAAAAAGATTCTactaattcttgatgatgtggatgacATGGTCCAACTAGAAAAATTAGCTGGAGATCGTGCTTGGTTTGGTTCAGGAAGTAGAGTTATCataacaacaagagatcaacaTTTATTGGATAAGTCTAAAGTTGATTTAAAATACGAGGTGAGGGCTTTGGATGACACTGAAGCTCTTCAACTCTTTAGCTTGTATGCTTTTGAGGAAAAGGAACCGTTGAAGGATTATGTGGACCTCTCTAAACAAGTAACAAACTATGCTCAGGGTCTTCCACTAGCTTTAACAGTGTTAGGTTCGGATCTAAAAGGTCAAAGTATACGTCAATGGAAAAGTGCATTGGATAAGTATAAAAGCATTCCCAACCAAAACATTCAGAGAGTACTTCAAATAAGTTACGATAGTTTGGAAGATAATGAGAAAGACATGTtccttgatattgcatttttcttcaaaggAGAACCTTTGGCAAAAGTCATGGAAATATTTGATAGTTGCGGTTTTTTTCCGGCTCATGGTATCCAGAGGCTTATAGACAAGTGTCTTATTACTATTGAACGGAGTAGTGATGAATGTGTTTTTATGCATGACTTGCTACAAGATATGGGTCGAGAAATTGTTCGAGAAAAATCAGCCAAAGATCTTAGCAAACGCAGCAGATTGTGGTTTCACGAGGATGTTCGTCAAGTGTTCGAAGAAGATATG GGGCCAAACGAAATTGAAGGCATGGTATTAGATTTACCTGAAGGCGATGAAGAGATAAGCTTGCATCCGGAAGCATTTCGAAATATGAAAAGACTTAGGGTCTTTATAAATCGTAATGCTCGTTTTTCTCATGGACCTAATTATCTCTCTGACAAGTTAAGAGTCATTGATTGGTATAACTATCCTTTACCATATTTGCCACATAAGTTCAAGGGAAGAATCTCATTGTCTTTAAAATGCGTGATAGCATCATCAAGGAATTAG
- the LOC122295726 gene encoding disease resistance protein RPP2B-like isoform X1: protein MRDSIIKELGDGFKPKNLKIMTFYGCKFFKKIPDFSSISNLKELIVQYCKRLVEVHDSVGSLKNLSKLDFEGCSKLQILPRSLKLRSLCELNLGSCSSLRDFPEIECKMECLRTLSLYSTAVEELPSSIRNLVGLEELTLWYCKNLMRLPIALIQLQHLRELSIGGCTKLVKKMRDEGQSLDLHNDSTTIEDEISNSSNGSTALQVPNLQISCSHSESNFFTLNSFFTMFNSSATLHKLNLCGLEIVSLPTNIKEFVTLTYLDLRGCLKLKEIAELPPNISHVSVSGCKSLERFSEVSKILEFNGSHIRSLCFIELTSCDKMHVNIWNDEVQNPLLWKGLYDYDATLFPKNHIPDWFNYVHEFLKYNEMVKGLDDDAQPKKKEEWVIDIEGPHYLEEISGIVLYLVIFFKDAWMWNRISGEAKITSNSSNHVCRMQEGVELVNTGLFEAAHKTGYDVWVGYSNLQSFDLKVLDNLRVQFDLHHDYGRIVGFYKSCRAKVLYKNERRSNKKRRTDEINRMSDALKQGHDDSMSDALMQGHDDSMPDALRQGNYHIKRYLSRLIATGKRVMTSQNLLEELDKLTEDKGDSREVLEGLLGYILCSTDQEAAVVPPYVAFATRPNPGFYEFVKVNSEDLSIEAITASEYLRFREVIFDENW, encoded by the exons ATGCGTGATAGCATCATCAAGGAATTAGGGGACGGATTCAAGCCCAAG AATTTGAAGATAATGACTTTCTATGGTTGTAAATTCTTCAAAAAGATTCCTGATTTTTCAAGCatctcaaatttgaaagaattgaTTGTCCAATATTGTAAAAGATTAGTTGAGGTGCATGATTCGGTTGGATCTTTGAAAAATCTTTCCAAGTTGGATTTTGAGGGATGCTCTAAACTCcaaattcttccaagaagccttaaGTTGAGATCTTTATGTGAGCTTAATcttggaagttgctcaagcctTCGTGATTTTCCTGAAATTGAGTGTAAAATGGAATGTTTAAGGACGTTGAGTTTATATAGCACTGCAGTAGAAGAACTACCTTCATCCATCAGGAATCTAGTTGGACTTGAGGAATTAACTCTATGGTACTGCAAAAACCTTATGCGTCTCCCAATTGCTTTAATCCAGTTGCAACATTTACGCGAGCTTAGTATTGGTGGTTGTACAAAATTGGTGAAGAAGATGAGGGATGAGGGACAATCCCTTGATCTGCACAATGATTCTACAACAATTGAAGACGAGATATCAAATTCAAGTAATGGGAGCACTGCATTACAAGTACCGAATCTTCAAATTAGTTGTTCCCATTCAGAATCAAATTTCTTTACACTAAATAGTTTCTTTACCATGTTTAATTCCTCGGCCACTTTGCATAAGTTAAATCTATGCGGACTTGAAATTGTTAGCCTTCCCACGAACATCAAAGAATTCGTTACACTAACTTATCTTGACTTGCGCGGTTGTCTGAAACTCAAAGAAATAGCAGAGCTTCCTCCAAATATAAGTCACGTAAGTGTTTCGGGATGCAAGTCATTAGAGAGATTTTCAGAAGTATCAAAAATATTGGAATTCAATGGAAGCCACATCAGATCACTGTGTTTCATTGAATTGACCAGCTGCGACAAAATGCATGTGAATATATGGAATGATGAAGTGCAAAATCCTTTATTGTGGAAG GGACTCTATGATTATGATGCTACTTTGTTTCCAAAAAATCATATTCCAGACTGGTTCAAttatgttcatgagtttttaaaatataatgaaatggtGAAGGGGCTTGATGATGATGCCCAAccgaagaaaaaagaagagtggGTAATAGATATTGAGGGGCCGCACTATTTGGAGGAGATAAGCGGAATTGTATtatatcttgtaatattttttaaagatgctTGGATGTGGAATAGAATTAGTGGTGAGGCTAAGATAACCAGTAACAGCTCAAATCATGTATGTCGTATGCAAGAAGGGGTAGAATTGGTTAATACGGGTTTGTTTGAAGCGGCACATAAGACTGGATATGATGTATGGGTGGGGTACTCCAATTTACAATCTTTTGACCTCAAGGTTTTGGACAATTTGCGAGTTCAATTTGATCTCCATCATGATTACGGACGGATAGTGGGGTTTTATAAAAGTTGCAGAGCCAAAGTGTTATACAAGAATGAAAggagatcaaataaaaaaagaagaacggATGAAATAA ATAGAATGTCGGATGCATTGAAGCAAGGCCATGATGATAGTATGTCAGATGCATTGATGCAGGGCCATGATGATAGCATGCCGGATGCATTGAGGCAAGGCAACTATCATATAAAAAGATACCTTTCGAG GCTTATTGCAACAGGCAAAAGGGTAATGACATCCCAGAACTTACTAGAGGAATTAGATAAATTAACAGAAGACAAGGGAGACTCAAGAGAGGTTTTGGAGGGCCTACTTGGTTACATCTTGTGTTCCACCGACCAG GAGGCAGCAGTTGTTCCaccatatgttgcttttgccaCAAGACCAAATCCTGGATTCTATGAATTTGTTAAGGTGAACTCCGAGGACTTGTCAATAGAAGCTATCACTGCTTCGGAATACTTGAGATTCAGAGAAGTGATATTCGATGAAAACTGGTAA